Proteins encoded together in one Macadamia integrifolia cultivar HAES 741 chromosome 8, SCU_Mint_v3, whole genome shotgun sequence window:
- the LOC122086298 gene encoding NAD(P)H-quinone oxidoreductase subunit L, chloroplastic isoform X1 has protein sequence MNYSLSFPTPTVFPVCFSSNCRQPSLSIICQSKDKKKHKKVQCSICEKQINSSNLHKSGLAIQIGALLATIDQPAFAVTGVNNEEDLIWVLLQIGIIAFGYFLIVPPIIMNWLRLRWYKRNLLEMYLQFLSVFLFFPGVLLWAPFINFRRLPQDPSMKYPWSTPQDTSFNDPKSM, from the exons ATGAACTATTCTTTGAGCTTCCCAACTCCCACAGTATTCCCTGTCTGCTTCTCTTCAAATTGCAGACagccttctctctccatcataTGCCAAtccaaggacaagaagaagcacaagaag GTACAATGTAGCATTTGCGAGAAGCAGATTAACTCCTCAAACCTCCATAAATCTGGTTTAGCAATCCAAATTGGAGCTCTTTTGGCTACT ATCGATCAGCCGGCATTTGCAGTAACTGGAGTCAATAATGAGGAAGATCTTATATGGGTACTGTTACAAATAGGAATAATTGCATTTGGTTACTTCCTTATCGTGCCG CCAATCATCATGAATTGGCTTCGGCTCAGATGGTACAAGCGGAACCTCTTAGAGATGTATTTGCAGTTCTTGTCAGTCTTCTTGTTCTTTCCAGG TGTGCTGCTTTGGGCACCATTTATCAACTTCAGGCGACTTCCACAAGATCCATCCATGAAGTATCCTTGGTCTACCCCTCAAGACACTTCATTTAATGATCCAAAATCAATGTGA
- the LOC122086298 gene encoding NAD(P)H-quinone oxidoreductase subunit L, chloroplastic isoform X2: protein MNYSLSFPTPTVFPVCFSSNCRQPSLSIICQSKDKKKHKKVQCSICEKQINSSNLHKSGLAIQIGALLATIDQPAFAVTGVNNEEDLIWVLLQIGIIAFGYFLIVPPIIMNWLRLRWYKRNLLEMYLQFLSVFLFFPGRLPQDPSMKYPWSTPQDTSFNDPKSM from the exons ATGAACTATTCTTTGAGCTTCCCAACTCCCACAGTATTCCCTGTCTGCTTCTCTTCAAATTGCAGACagccttctctctccatcataTGCCAAtccaaggacaagaagaagcacaagaag GTACAATGTAGCATTTGCGAGAAGCAGATTAACTCCTCAAACCTCCATAAATCTGGTTTAGCAATCCAAATTGGAGCTCTTTTGGCTACT ATCGATCAGCCGGCATTTGCAGTAACTGGAGTCAATAATGAGGAAGATCTTATATGGGTACTGTTACAAATAGGAATAATTGCATTTGGTTACTTCCTTATCGTGCCG CCAATCATCATGAATTGGCTTCGGCTCAGATGGTACAAGCGGAACCTCTTAGAGATGTATTTGCAGTTCTTGTCAGTCTTCTTGTTCTTTCCAGG GCGACTTCCACAAGATCCATCCATGAAGTATCCTTGGTCTACCCCTCAAGACACTTCATTTAATGATCCAAAATCAATGTGA
- the LOC122085867 gene encoding protein RSI-1: MAGRQYNLHFLLLFVLILVSFSNFAECYGRAQLRSTDCKPKCTYRCSATSHKKPCMFFCLKCCSKCLCVPPGTYGNKQTCPCYNNWKTKEGGPKCP; the protein is encoded by the exons ATGGCAGGTCGTCAATACAATTTGCACTTTCTGCTTCTGTTTGTGCTTATTTTAGTGTCATTCTCCAATTTTGCAGAG TGTTACGGCCGTGCACAGCTACGTTCAACAG ATTGCAAGCCAAAGTGTACATATCGTTGCTCAGCTACATCACATAAGAAGCCATGCATGTTCTTCTGCCTCAAATGCTGCTCCAAATGTCTGTGTGTTCCTCCTGGTACTTATGGTAACAAGCAGACCTGCCCTTGCTACAACAACTGGAAGACCAAGGAAGGAGGACCCAAGTGCCCATGA
- the LOC122085865 gene encoding uncharacterized protein LOC122085865 — translation MASTSLPGFKFKYPSLQQHQQQFSIRTRGGRRKHPTPSIFTFSHHPQLRLVHNPKPRFSHLLLSRASSEGFGSIEANPQPSPSSETDAVKTSTSSSGDGYLSLFVRMLGLDNDPLDREQAILALWKYAQGGKDCIDKIMQFRGCINLTINLLKSDSSSACEAAAGLLRTVSSVNTYRDSVAESGAIEEITGLLSRPSLTAEVKEQSICTLWNLSVDEELRVKIADSDLLPALIKFLDDEEMKVKEAAGGVLANLSLTHSTHSIMVEAGVIPKLANLLRTDMEGSKIIKKEAKNVLLELAKDEYYRILIMEEGLVLVPMIGTAAYKSFRPVSHSWPSLPDGTEIESSSSGPSRYGASELLIGLNIHDKNIDLEEAKKNAIVGRTHQQFLARIGAIELEEGRKPQPESLINQKHTLLPWVDGVARLVLILGLEDASAISRAAQSIADASINEHMRISFKEAGAIKHLVGLLDHRCESVRLAATHALERLSISNYLCHAIEAEDVIHPLMNNLKCTDTSESLIEKTLNILSRILDPGKEMKSKFFNGPVNGVDKSSNTSSINSTAGFIGKQDDTPLPARGNILDSCFIIRLIQILKTSPPNLQRKAASILEYVAITEPCMDSMIAADIVSGLNAVFRPALLDGMEDDIDSQPPELGGVEAEEAGLAITAASRLLTKLLDFEPFLHAINSMHTTRLLRKVLKSNIPLRNKDWIAACLVKLESLSGTIVDPENPINMDVTLYQTIPRLIEQIGNSFSPEAREAAVVELNRIISLGVVDCTRTVAAKGGIFPLVKIIEQGNGRAVEASLAILYNLSMDSENHLAIIAAGALPALRRIVLSQGPQWMQALHILRTLPT, via the exons ATGGCTTCAACTAGTCTACCTGGATTCAAGTTCAAGTACCCAAGCCTGCAACAACACCAACAGCAATTCTCAATCCGaacaagaggaggaagaagaaagcacCCAACTCCCTCCATCTTCACCTTCTCTCATCATCCTCAGCTTCGTCTCGTCCACAATCCCAAGCCCCGCTTTTCTCATCTCCTACTCAGTCGTGCCAGTAGCGAAGGATTTGGTTCCATTGAAGCCAACCCGCAACCGTCCCCATCTTCC GAAACCGATGCAGTTAAAACAAGCACTTCTAGTTCTGGAGATGGGTATTTGTCTTTGTTTGTTCGGATGCTTGGGCTAGACAATGATCCTCTTGACAGAGAGCAGGCAATACTTGCTCTGTGGAAATATGCTCAAGGGGGAAAAGATTGTATTGATAAAATCATGCAATTCCGTGGTTGCATCAATCTTACGATTAACCTTCTAAAATCAGATTCCAGTTCTGCATGTGAAGCAGCTGCAGGCCTTTTACGGACTGTATCTTCAGTTAATACATACAGAGACTCAGTAGCTGAAAGCGGAGCTATTGAAGAAATAACTGGTCTTCTGAGTCGACCTTCTCTGACAGCAGAG GTAAAGGAACAAAGTATATGCACTTTGTGGAATTTATCAGTTGATGAGGAGCTTAGAGTGAAAATTGCAGACTCTGATCTCTTGCCAGCACTCATTAAGTTCCTGGATGATGAAGAAATGAAGGTGAAGGAGGCAGCGGGAGGTGTATTGGCGAATTTATCTTTGACACACTCTACTCACAGCATCATGGTTGAAGCAGGAGTTATTCCAAAGCTG GCAAATCTCTTAAGAACTGATATGGAAGGAtccaaaatcattaaaaaagagGCAAAAAATGTATTATTGGAACTTGCAAAGGATGAATACTACAGAATTCTTATCATGGAGGAAGGTTTGGTTCTAGTACCTATGATTGGTACAGCTGCCTATAAGTCCTTTAGGCCAGTTTCACATTCATGGCCTTCTTTACCGGATGGCACAGAGATTGAATCAAGTTCTTCAGGTCCTTCCAGATATGGTGCCTCTGAGCTTCTCATAGGATTAAATATTCATGACAAAAACATTGACTTAGAGGAAGCGAAAAAGAATGCAATAGTTGGAAGAACACATCAGCAATTTCTTGCACGCATCGGGGCCATAGAGCTGGAGGAAGGTAGAAAACCTCAGCCAGAGTCTTTGATAAATCAGAAACATACACTTTTGCCATGGGTGGATGGTGTTGCTCGCTTAGTTTTGATTCTTGGACTTGAAGATGCATCTGCCATTTCAAGAGCAGCACAGTCAATTGCTGATGCATCTATCAATGAGCACATGCGTATCTCTTTCAAGGAAGCGGGAGCTATTAAGCATCTTGTTGGGCTACTTGATCATAGATGTGAGTCTGTTAGATTGGCTGCAACTCATGCCTTGGAGCGGCTCTCTATCAG CAATTATCTTTGTCATGCTATTGAAGCAGAAGATGTCATACATCCTTTGATGAATAATCTGAAATGCACAGATACATCAGAAAGCCTGATAGAAAAG ACTCTGAATATTCTTTCTCGGATTTTAGACCCTGgtaaagaaatgaaatcaaag TTTTTCAATGGACCGGTGAATGGGGTAGATAAGTCATCAAATACATCAAGTATCAATTCTACTGCAGGATTCATTGGAAAGCAAGATGACACACCATTACCTGCTAG GGGTAACATATTGGACTCTTGCTTCATTATTCGCCTCATTCAGATTCTGAAGACTTCGCCACCAAATTTGCAAAGAAAAGCTGCTTCTATCCTTGAGTATGTAGCAATTACTGAACCATGCATGGATTCCATGATTGCAGCAGACATTGTATCTGGGTTAAATGCTGTTTTTCGACCCGCACTTTTGGATG GCATGGAAGATGATATAGACAGTCAGCCGCCAGAGCTAGGTGGCGTAGAAGCTGAAGAAGCTGGTCTTGCAATAACTGCAGCATCCAGGTTGCTAACTAAGTTGCTAGACTTTGAACCGTTTCTTCATGCCATCAATTCAATGCATACCACAAGGTTGCTGCGCAAAGTACTGAAGTCAAACATCCCTCTTCGCAATAAAGACTGGATTGCTGCTTGCCTCGTTAAACTTGAGTCTTTATCTGGTACCATTGTAGATCCTGAGAACCCAATCAACATGGACGTAACTCTTTATCAGACAATTCCAAGACTAATCGAACAGATCGGGAATTCATTCTCTCCAGAAGCACGAGAAGCTGCTGTTGTTGAACTTAATAGAATAATTTCTTTAGGAGTGGTAGATTGCACTCGGACTGTTGCTGCTAAGGGAGGGATATTCCCTTTAGTGAAGATCATTGAACAGGGAAATGGAAGGGCTGTTGAAGCCAGCCTAGCAATACTGTATAACCTCAGCATGGACAGTGAGAATCATTTGGCCATCATAGCTGCCGGAGCTCTTCCAGCCTTGAGACGCATTGTGCTCTCACAAGGGCCACAGTGGATGCAAGCCCTTCATATTCTGAGAACTTTGCCAACATGA
- the LOC122085866 gene encoding tyrosine--tRNA ligase, cytoplasmic-like, with the protein MAAALKCGALLLSSKSFCPYQSTLTAPSFFGNLLLRKSFPPPLIFSNRCFFRSSLKASDADFNLTTSPPKPDSSADPPPSEPSIPQSEPIKSLVDALDIRVGRILKAWRHPEADSLYVEEVDVGEPEPRTICSGLVNYIPLDHIQGLQVIVLANLKPRNMRGIKSSGMLLAASDASHENVELLLPPEGSVPGERIWFGTEEEKEGQGDPSSANQIQKKKVWETVQPRLKTNESCIAALVVDEGQGLHPMRTSAGLVVCPSLKNARIS; encoded by the coding sequence ATGGCTGCCGCTCTGAAATGCGGAGCTCTTCTTCTATCCAGCAAATCTTTCTGCCCATATCAATCCACCCTCACCGCGCCCTCCTTCTTTGGTAATCTCCTCCTCAGAAAATCATTCCCTCCTCCTCTAATCTTCTCTAACCGATGCTTCTTCCGTTCATCACTGAAAGCTTCAGATGCAGATTTCAATCTCACCACTTCCCCTCCAAAACCAGATTCTTCTGCGGATCCTCCACCTTCAGAACCATCCATCCCTCAATCGGAACCCATAAAGAGCTTGGTAGATGCGTTGGACATCAGGGTTGGACGAATTCTCAAAGCCTGGAGACACCCAGAAGCAGATTCACTCTATGTTGAAGAGGTAGACGTTGGAGAGCCTGAACCTAGAACCATATGTAGTGGTCTCGTCAATTACATCCCTTTGGATCACATTCAGGGCTTACAAGTTATCGTTCTTGCCAATCTGAAGCCCAGGAACATGCGTGGGATCAAGTCGAGTGGAATGCTTCTCGCTGCTTCTGATGCATCGCATGAGAACGTTGAGCTGCTCTTGCCTCCTGAGGGTTCGGTCCCTGGTGAGAGAATCTGGTTTGGAAcggaagaggagaaggaaggtCAGGGTGATCCTTCGTCAGCTAATCAGattcagaagaagaaggttTGGGAAACGGTTCAGCCTCGTCTCAAGACCAATGAGTCTTGCATTGCGGCTCTTGTGGTTGATGAGGGTCAGGGGTTGCATCCCATGAGGACCTCTGCTGGTCTGGTCGTGTGTCCATCTCTCAAGAACGCTCGCATTTCCTGA